In Microbacterium maritypicum, the following are encoded in one genomic region:
- a CDS encoding lycopene cyclase domain-containing protein — MSYIHVAACFLLVAAAGGIVLALASRRRGPVPAAVLLTVLVLFLLTAVFDTLMIASGLFHYAQDPLLGLHIGLAPIEDFAYPLAGALLLPALWTALRARRRAREVSTENDEARG; from the coding sequence ATGAGTTACATCCACGTCGCAGCCTGCTTCCTCCTCGTCGCCGCCGCCGGTGGCATCGTCCTGGCCCTCGCCTCCCGCCGACGCGGACCCGTGCCCGCGGCCGTCCTGCTGACGGTGCTCGTCCTGTTCCTCCTCACGGCCGTTTTCGACACGCTGATGATCGCGAGTGGGCTGTTCCACTACGCACAGGATCCCCTGCTCGGTCTGCACATCGGCCTCGCCCCCATCGAGGACTTCGCGTATCCGCTCGCAGGCGCGCTGCTCCTTCCCGCCCTGTGGACGGCTCTGCGCGCACGGCGGCGAGCGCGCGAAGTCTCGACCGAGAATGACGAGGCCCGCGGATGA
- a CDS encoding polyprenyl synthetase family protein — protein MSATATEEALGTRIEAALRRRFSAHTAAAEKYGPGFTELWTVAAEHALGGKLIRPRLLVDLAQALSPHPLSAEASESAIDVAAEVELLHFAFLLHDDVIDGDLIRRRGPNLIGTLVAGRPDAPAAPKLHWARSSAILLGDLLLTSAVLGFARVDVSVHARDRLLSLLEQTILETVAGEHADVALSDGMITPDLRTILSTSAYKTATYSFVLPLRAAAVLAGSSAATEQRLTTIGRHLGLAYQLQDDLLSVFGDPDEHGKDPFSDLREGKETAIISYARMTSHWEGIEQHFGRADLSGADGSRARDRLRECGAEAFVRGLVREHLEAASTVLRDAESEGTLPPAAGRTIRALASRVDGRER, from the coding sequence ATGAGCGCGACGGCGACCGAGGAAGCACTCGGTACACGGATCGAAGCCGCGCTGCGGCGACGCTTCTCCGCGCACACGGCAGCGGCGGAGAAATACGGCCCCGGGTTCACGGAGCTGTGGACGGTGGCGGCCGAGCACGCACTCGGCGGCAAACTCATCCGGCCGCGACTGCTCGTCGACCTGGCGCAGGCCCTCTCACCGCACCCGCTCTCGGCGGAGGCGAGCGAGTCCGCGATCGATGTCGCGGCCGAGGTCGAGCTGCTGCACTTCGCCTTCCTCCTGCATGACGATGTCATCGACGGAGATCTCATCCGCCGGCGCGGACCGAACCTGATTGGCACTCTCGTCGCGGGTCGGCCGGACGCCCCTGCCGCACCGAAACTGCACTGGGCGCGATCGAGCGCGATCCTCCTCGGCGATCTCCTGTTGACTTCGGCGGTGCTGGGGTTCGCCCGGGTGGACGTCTCCGTGCACGCACGCGATCGCCTGCTCTCGCTTCTGGAGCAGACCATCCTCGAGACCGTCGCCGGTGAGCATGCCGATGTCGCTCTCAGCGACGGCATGATCACTCCGGATCTACGAACGATCCTCTCGACGAGCGCCTACAAGACGGCGACGTACTCGTTCGTGCTTCCGCTGCGCGCCGCAGCCGTGCTGGCAGGGTCGTCGGCGGCGACCGAGCAGCGACTCACCACGATCGGCCGACACCTCGGCCTCGCGTATCAGCTGCAGGATGATCTGCTCTCCGTGTTCGGCGACCCCGACGAACACGGCAAGGATCCCTTCTCGGACCTGCGGGAAGGCAAGGAGACCGCGATCATCTCCTATGCCCGCATGACGAGCCACTGGGAGGGGATCGAACAGCACTTCGGCAGAGCCGATCTCAGCGGCGCGGACGGCTCCCGAGCTCGCGATCGACTGCGCGAGTGCGGCGCCGAGGCATTCGTGCGTGGGCTCGTCCGCGAGCACCTCGAGGCCGCATCGACCGTTCTCCGCGACGCGGAGTCCGAGGGCACACTCCCACCGGCCGCCGGACGGACGATCCGCGCACTGGCCTCCCGCGTCGATGGTCGCGAGCGATGA
- a CDS encoding prenyltransferase — protein sequence MNARSARERTFGRDLAQIVLSSRPISWINTAFPFAAAYLLATRELDMTLVIGTLYFLVPYNLAMYGINDVFDYASDLANPRKGGIEGALLAPRIHRATLWAAAATNIPFLVYLVIVGNPASWFWLAVSVFAVIAYSAPVLRFKERPFLDSITSSTHFVSPAIVALALVGAPVTAGTIITLGAFFLWGMAAHAFGAVQDIGPDREGGISSTATVIGARATVRLSLGLWAIAGAAMLFTPWPGPLAAVLALPYVVNAAPWWNVDDGSSASTNRAWRRFIALNYFAGFLATMILILAWIS from the coding sequence ATGAACGCCCGATCCGCACGCGAGCGCACCTTCGGACGGGATCTCGCGCAGATCGTGCTCTCCTCGCGGCCGATCAGCTGGATCAACACCGCGTTCCCCTTCGCGGCGGCCTATCTCCTCGCCACGCGAGAACTCGACATGACCCTGGTGATCGGGACCCTCTACTTCCTCGTCCCGTACAACCTCGCGATGTACGGGATCAACGATGTCTTCGACTACGCCTCCGATCTGGCGAACCCCCGTAAGGGCGGCATCGAGGGCGCGCTCCTTGCGCCTCGCATCCATCGCGCTACGCTCTGGGCGGCGGCCGCCACGAACATCCCGTTCCTCGTCTACCTCGTGATCGTCGGGAACCCGGCATCCTGGTTCTGGCTCGCTGTCAGCGTGTTCGCGGTGATCGCCTACTCGGCACCGGTGCTGCGTTTCAAGGAGCGGCCGTTCCTCGATTCGATCACCTCGAGCACGCACTTCGTGAGTCCGGCGATCGTCGCTCTCGCCCTGGTCGGCGCACCGGTCACGGCCGGCACGATCATCACACTCGGCGCCTTCTTCCTGTGGGGCATGGCAGCGCATGCCTTCGGTGCCGTGCAGGACATAGGCCCCGATCGCGAAGGCGGAATCTCCTCGACAGCCACCGTCATCGGGGCGCGTGCGACGGTTCGACTCTCCCTCGGGCTCTGGGCGATCGCCGGTGCGGCGATGCTGTTCACCCCCTGGCCCGGCCCGCTCGCCGCCGTCCTCGCTCTGCCTTACGTGGTCAACGCAGCACCGTGGTGGAACGTCGACGATGGCAGCTCCGCGTCGACGAATCGCGCCTGGCGCCGGTTCATCGCCCTCAACTACTTCGCCGGCTTCCTCGCGACGATGATCCTGATCCTCGCGTGGATCTCCTGA
- the crtI gene encoding phytoene desaturase family protein — protein sequence MSRVVVIGAGVAGLATAGLLARDGHEVVVLEKNDRVGGRAGTMERDGFRFDSGPSWYLMPEVFDHFFAMMGTTTEEQLDLTRLDPGYRVFREPTAEDPTRGAVTVPAGRQAVTRLFEDLEPGSAPALDSYLQSARHAGEMAQKYFLYNPFTRTRSLLAPEVLRALPRLFTLLGTRLQSFAARRFRHPVVRQILGYPAVFLGTDPRSAPAMYHLMSSLDLDQGVSYPQGGFWRVIERIEALARDAGARVVTGADVTGIRTEDGDGGTRVTGVDWVDGSGTSHVELADIVVSAADLHHTETRLLPRSLQSYPESWWTRRTSGPGGVLVMLGVEGSLPELPHHSLFFTDDWDANFDAIFGPTPSVPAPASTYVCRPSASDPDVAPPGHENLFILVPVPADVELGHGGSDGSGSAEIERAADAAIDQVAAWARIPDLRERIVVRETKGPADFRDDYRSWRGGMLGPAHILSQSAMFRAQNASRRVQGLFYAGATTAPGVGVPMCLISAEIVLKRLRGDHSPGPLPEPDAPTIGTAGS from the coding sequence ATGAGCCGTGTGGTGGTGATCGGTGCGGGCGTCGCCGGCCTCGCGACCGCGGGACTGCTCGCACGGGACGGGCACGAGGTCGTCGTCCTCGAGAAGAACGACCGCGTCGGCGGGCGGGCCGGAACGATGGAGCGTGACGGCTTCCGATTCGACTCCGGACCGTCGTGGTACCTGATGCCCGAGGTCTTCGACCACTTCTTCGCGATGATGGGCACCACGACCGAGGAGCAGCTCGACCTCACCCGACTGGATCCCGGCTATCGCGTGTTCCGCGAACCGACCGCAGAGGATCCGACGCGCGGCGCGGTGACGGTGCCCGCCGGCAGGCAGGCCGTCACGCGCCTCTTCGAGGATCTGGAACCGGGTTCTGCCCCGGCGCTGGACTCCTACCTGCAGTCGGCACGTCATGCCGGCGAGATGGCGCAGAAGTACTTCCTCTACAACCCTTTCACCCGGACACGGTCGCTCCTGGCGCCGGAGGTCCTTCGAGCGCTACCCCGTCTGTTCACGCTGCTCGGCACCCGGCTGCAGTCCTTCGCGGCTCGTCGTTTCCGGCATCCGGTCGTGCGTCAGATCCTCGGCTACCCGGCGGTGTTCCTCGGCACAGACCCTCGCAGCGCTCCCGCGATGTACCACCTGATGAGCTCCCTCGACCTGGACCAGGGCGTCAGCTACCCACAGGGCGGGTTCTGGCGGGTCATCGAACGGATCGAGGCCCTGGCCCGCGATGCGGGAGCCCGGGTCGTCACGGGTGCCGACGTCACCGGCATCCGCACCGAGGATGGGGACGGCGGAACACGCGTGACCGGCGTCGATTGGGTGGACGGATCGGGTACCTCCCACGTCGAGCTCGCCGATATCGTCGTCTCCGCCGCAGACCTGCACCACACCGAGACCAGGCTGTTGCCGCGATCACTGCAGAGCTATCCTGAGTCGTGGTGGACTCGCCGCACGAGCGGTCCCGGCGGGGTGCTCGTCATGCTCGGGGTAGAAGGCTCCCTGCCCGAACTCCCTCACCACTCGCTGTTCTTCACCGACGACTGGGATGCGAACTTCGACGCGATCTTCGGCCCCACCCCGTCCGTCCCCGCCCCGGCCTCGACCTACGTCTGCCGACCGAGCGCATCCGACCCCGATGTCGCGCCGCCCGGCCACGAGAACCTGTTCATCCTGGTTCCCGTTCCGGCGGATGTCGAGCTCGGGCATGGCGGATCCGATGGGTCGGGGTCCGCGGAGATCGAGCGAGCGGCCGATGCCGCCATCGACCAGGTCGCGGCATGGGCACGCATCCCCGATCTCCGTGAGCGGATCGTCGTGCGCGAGACCAAAGGGCCGGCCGACTTCCGCGACGACTACCGCTCGTGGCGGGGCGGGATGCTCGGGCCGGCGCACATCCTCTCCCAGAGTGCGATGTTCCGCGCTCAGAACGCGTCCAGGCGGGTGCAGGGACTCTTCTACGCCGGTGCCACGACCGCGCCCGGCGTCGGCGTGCCGATGTGCTTGATCAGTGCCGAGATCGTCCTGAAGCGTCTCCGCGGTGATCACTCCCCTGGCCCACTCCCGGAACCGGATGCCCCCACGATCGGGACGGCGGGCTCCTGA
- a CDS encoding DUF485 domain-containing protein yields the protein MSDQTHVDSNGEIDYIAVEQSPRFQRLKRTQRSFIFPLAVFFLLWYFAYVLLAAFAPDFMGQRVWGDITIGLLLGLGQFVTTFGITMAYVSFANRKLDPLATEIREELEKAQGHA from the coding sequence ATGAGTGATCAGACGCACGTCGATTCGAACGGTGAGATCGACTACATCGCCGTCGAGCAGTCTCCACGATTCCAGAGGTTGAAACGGACGCAGAGATCGTTCATCTTTCCGCTCGCCGTGTTCTTCCTGTTGTGGTATTTCGCCTATGTGCTTCTTGCGGCATTCGCGCCCGATTTCATGGGACAACGTGTGTGGGGCGATATCACCATCGGGCTCCTCCTCGGTCTCGGACAGTTCGTCACGACGTTTGGCATAACCATGGCGTACGTGTCGTTCGCGAATCGGAAACTCGACCCGTTGGCGACGGAGATCCGTGAAGAACTCGAGAAGGCGCAGGGGCACGCATGA
- a CDS encoding lycopene cyclase domain-containing protein produces the protein MGALYLTALLVSLGCMLLLDWRFRLFFWRDALSAAVVTVVGLVFFLLWDAAGIVNGIFLRGDAAIATGLVLAPELPVEEPVFLLFLIVCTMVIYTGSARLLARRRDRLGTKAGDA, from the coding sequence ATGGGCGCGCTGTACCTGACCGCGCTGTTGGTCTCGCTGGGCTGCATGCTGCTTCTGGACTGGCGGTTCCGGCTGTTCTTCTGGCGGGATGCGCTCTCGGCCGCCGTCGTCACGGTGGTCGGCCTCGTCTTCTTCCTCCTGTGGGACGCGGCGGGCATCGTGAACGGCATCTTCCTCCGCGGCGACGCGGCGATCGCGACGGGTCTGGTGCTCGCACCGGAACTGCCCGTGGAGGAACCGGTGTTCCTGCTCTTCCTCATCGTGTGCACGATGGTCATCTACACCGGCTCCGCCCGCCTGCTCGCTCGGAGGCGCGACCGGCTCGGTACGAAGGCCGGTGACGCATGA
- a CDS encoding Lsr2 family protein yields MARRIVHQLVDDIDGSVLEVGEGETVHFSVNGASYEIDLNAAHAEELRKALEPYIAAGRRAGSSSTARSSSSSRKRPARNPEVAAIRAWANENGYTLSERGRIPAPILDAYKAAH; encoded by the coding sequence ATGGCTAGACGAATTGTGCACCAGCTGGTCGACGACATCGACGGCAGCGTCCTCGAAGTCGGAGAAGGCGAGACCGTGCATTTCTCGGTCAACGGCGCCTCCTACGAGATCGATTTGAATGCCGCGCATGCGGAGGAATTGCGAAAGGCTCTCGAGCCGTATATCGCTGCAGGGCGTCGCGCCGGGTCCTCCAGCACCGCACGTTCCTCTTCATCTTCTCGCAAGCGACCGGCACGCAATCCCGAGGTCGCCGCCATCCGGGCATGGGCCAATGAGAACGGCTACACGCTCTCCGAGCGAGGACGCATCCCCGCCCCGATCCTGGATGCGTACAAGGCAGCGCACTGA
- a CDS encoding LuxR C-terminal-related transcriptional regulator, whose amino-acid sequence MSAPVPLGSESELVAHAVRELARRTRFPVAFGGLIEEGVVSVTSIVGARTRSLDGLRVRPERGLGGRAMMELRPRMTSDYGSSQQITHDYDVFVLGEGLRTLLALPIVVHGRSRGVLYAGAWDEEQVGGVTTAPAMQVAQSVADELRIRDEVQRRLDTSPLGSEAVAPPQREALRESFAELRSIAASVDDAAIRARIAEVERRLVALAGDSTPATTAPVPTIHLSPRETDVLACAALGSTNAEIAAQLGLREGTVKAYLGTAMAKLDASTRHAAVTRARRAGLLP is encoded by the coding sequence GTGAGCGCCCCAGTCCCTCTCGGTTCCGAGTCGGAGCTCGTCGCCCATGCGGTGCGCGAGCTCGCGCGGCGAACGCGATTCCCTGTCGCATTCGGCGGTCTCATCGAAGAGGGCGTCGTGAGCGTGACCAGTATCGTCGGCGCGCGAACCCGATCCCTGGACGGGTTGCGAGTGCGACCGGAGCGCGGTCTCGGCGGGCGCGCGATGATGGAATTGCGCCCACGGATGACGAGCGACTACGGCTCGTCGCAGCAGATCACCCACGACTACGACGTCTTCGTCCTCGGTGAAGGTTTGCGCACACTCCTCGCCCTCCCGATCGTCGTCCACGGCCGGTCCCGCGGCGTGCTCTACGCCGGCGCGTGGGATGAGGAACAGGTCGGTGGCGTCACCACCGCTCCAGCCATGCAGGTGGCCCAGTCCGTCGCCGACGAATTGCGGATCCGCGACGAGGTACAGCGACGGCTGGACACGAGCCCGCTGGGAAGTGAGGCTGTGGCGCCCCCGCAGCGCGAGGCGCTCCGGGAGAGCTTCGCCGAGCTGCGCAGCATCGCGGCGTCGGTCGACGACGCGGCGATACGGGCACGGATCGCCGAGGTCGAGCGGCGCCTCGTGGCACTCGCCGGGGATTCGACTCCCGCTACGACGGCCCCCGTGCCTACGATCCATCTCTCACCCCGTGAAACCGACGTCCTCGCCTGCGCGGCGCTGGGATCGACCAATGCGGAGATCGCCGCGCAACTCGGGCTGCGCGAGGGCACGGTCAAGGCATACCTCGGCACCGCGATGGCGAAACTCGACGCTTCCACCCGTCATGCGGCCGTCACTCGAGCGCGCCGCGCGGGGCTTCTTCCCTGA
- a CDS encoding phytoene/squalene synthase family protein gives MTTIPHDPSDDAALRRFSRTAEIATSDVIRTYSTSFGLATRLLGRRHRQHVRNIYAMVRIADEIVDGVAAEAGLDSAAQSAALASYVEATHRSMRSGYSSDLILHAFARTARECDIDEDLTTPFFDSMSADVDRETGFAAYDADAHAAYVYGSAEVVGLMCLQVFLRDSPRTPEELETLRRGARQLGAAFQNVNFLRDLADDTDRLHRGYLGGTTRLTDADRDDWVDTILRQLADARAAIPLLPKDARAAVRSALALFAALTRRVAKTPAEVLYRRRVRVPDPIKAVLAARAVAVTAMERDR, from the coding sequence ATGACCACCATCCCCCACGATCCCTCCGACGACGCCGCCCTCCGCCGTTTCAGCCGCACGGCGGAGATCGCGACGAGCGACGTGATCCGCACCTACTCGACGTCGTTCGGACTCGCGACCCGGCTTCTCGGACGGCGACATCGTCAACATGTGCGCAACATCTACGCGATGGTGCGCATCGCCGACGAGATCGTCGACGGTGTCGCCGCCGAGGCCGGGCTCGACAGCGCGGCGCAGTCGGCAGCTCTCGCCTCCTATGTGGAAGCGACTCATCGCTCGATGCGCAGCGGATACAGCAGCGACCTGATCCTGCACGCCTTCGCGCGGACGGCCCGGGAGTGCGACATCGACGAAGACCTGACCACGCCCTTCTTCGATTCGATGAGTGCCGACGTCGACCGTGAGACGGGTTTCGCCGCCTACGACGCCGACGCCCACGCGGCATATGTCTACGGGTCCGCCGAGGTCGTCGGGTTGATGTGCCTTCAGGTATTCCTGCGGGACTCGCCCCGCACACCCGAGGAGCTCGAGACCCTCCGACGCGGTGCGCGACAGCTCGGCGCAGCCTTCCAGAACGTCAACTTCCTGCGCGACCTCGCCGACGACACGGATCGTCTGCACCGCGGTTACCTCGGCGGCACCACGCGTCTGACCGACGCAGACCGGGACGACTGGGTCGACACGATCCTGCGCCAGCTGGCCGACGCCCGTGCGGCGATCCCCCTGCTCCCGAAGGATGCTCGCGCGGCCGTGCGCAGCGCGCTGGCGCTGTTCGCCGCACTGACCCGCCGCGTTGCGAAGACACCGGCCGAGGTCCTGTACCGACGACGGGTGCGGGTGCCCGACCCGATCAAGGCCGTGCTCGCCGCTCGCGCGGTAGCCGTGACCGCGATGGAGCGCGACCGATGA
- a CDS encoding MarR family winged helix-turn-helix transcriptional regulator has translation MDTEPGTTPHAGSPAMNPPVDGDTSSADRTPDGLSHAAIYDVDASDPRSTLVDRTGVPPEELRQIARLMESLAGLREAEQTLSQASRRYMRLNETDMRALHYLIVCANRSLVATPGGIAHHLDVSTAATTKLLDRLEKGGHITRSPHPTDRRALRISITPETRLAAMETVGRQQAKRFYAAARLSPAERDVVIRFLQDMTEEITLRDEAWLQQTSD, from the coding sequence ATGGACACGGAGCCCGGCACCACCCCGCACGCGGGGTCGCCGGCGATGAATCCGCCCGTCGACGGCGATACGAGCTCTGCTGACCGCACGCCGGATGGGTTGAGCCACGCAGCGATCTACGACGTCGATGCCAGTGATCCGCGAAGCACACTGGTCGACCGAACCGGCGTGCCGCCAGAGGAACTGCGGCAGATCGCCCGCCTCATGGAGTCGCTCGCGGGGCTTCGAGAAGCGGAACAGACCCTCTCTCAGGCGTCACGCCGGTACATGCGGCTGAATGAGACAGATATGCGTGCGCTGCACTATCTGATCGTGTGCGCGAACCGGAGCCTGGTGGCGACACCGGGAGGGATAGCTCACCACCTGGATGTCTCGACGGCCGCGACGACCAAGCTCCTCGATCGGCTGGAGAAGGGCGGGCACATCACCCGCTCACCCCACCCGACCGACCGGAGGGCGCTCCGCATCAGCATCACGCCGGAGACGCGGCTCGCGGCGATGGAGACGGTCGGTCGACAGCAGGCGAAGCGCTTCTATGCGGCCGCCCGGCTCTCGCCGGCAGAACGCGATGTCGTGATCCGATTCCTCCAGGACATGACGGAAGAGATCACGCTTCGAGACGAAGCCTGGTTACAGCAGACGTCTGATTGA
- a CDS encoding methylated-DNA--[protein]-cysteine S-methyltransferase, with protein MTFRYDFAPTPFGDALAVFSDEGIVRFDLSESEDPLVPWLLEGVTRQLGAVPEPDPGAADELAHLLADYFDGDPVRFDQHLRLDWRLVDGFHLSALQTICTIEWGETMSYGEVAVRAGHPGAARAVGTACRLTPFSIIVPVHRVVRSDGSVGQYGAHPERKRYLLDLEAG; from the coding sequence ATGACCTTCCGCTATGACTTCGCTCCGACTCCGTTCGGTGATGCCCTCGCGGTGTTCTCGGACGAGGGCATCGTGCGATTCGACCTCTCCGAATCCGAAGACCCGCTCGTTCCCTGGCTCCTCGAGGGCGTCACACGACAGCTGGGCGCCGTTCCGGAGCCCGACCCCGGGGCCGCCGACGAGCTCGCGCATCTTCTGGCCGACTACTTCGACGGCGACCCGGTGCGTTTCGACCAGCACCTCCGGCTCGACTGGCGGCTGGTGGACGGATTCCACCTGAGCGCCCTGCAGACGATCTGCACGATCGAATGGGGCGAGACGATGAGCTACGGAGAGGTGGCCGTCCGTGCCGGACACCCCGGCGCGGCCCGCGCGGTCGGCACCGCGTGTCGGCTCACGCCGTTCTCGATCATCGTGCCGGTGCATCGCGTCGTCCGGTCGGACGGAAGTGTGGGCCAGTACGGCGCGCACCCTGAGCGCAAGAGATACCTGCTCGACCTCGAGGCGGGTTGA
- the idi gene encoding isopentenyl-diphosphate Delta-isomerase translates to MDYVTLLADDGTAVGTLPKSDVHTSDTPLHLAFSCYVFDARGRLLLTRRSLAKRTWPGVWTNSFCGHPRPDEEMADAVRRRGIDELGVQLTGIRLALPDYRYRAVDASGIVENEICPVHVAVIDGEPEADPDEVSEWTWVEVPALIEAVTHAPFAFSPWLVEQLPLLRRLGEV, encoded by the coding sequence ATGGATTACGTGACCCTCCTGGCCGATGACGGAACCGCCGTCGGCACGTTGCCGAAGAGCGACGTCCACACGAGCGATACCCCGCTGCATCTCGCCTTCTCCTGCTACGTCTTCGACGCACGAGGGCGTCTGCTCCTGACACGCCGGTCCCTCGCGAAGCGGACCTGGCCAGGAGTCTGGACGAACAGCTTCTGCGGTCATCCACGACCCGACGAGGAGATGGCGGACGCCGTTCGGCGCCGCGGCATCGACGAGCTCGGCGTCCAGCTCACGGGTATTCGCCTCGCGCTGCCCGACTACCGCTACCGCGCCGTCGACGCGAGCGGAATCGTCGAGAACGAGATCTGCCCGGTGCACGTGGCCGTCATCGACGGAGAACCCGAGGCCGATCCGGACGAGGTGTCCGAGTGGACGTGGGTCGAAGTTCCCGCCCTGATCGAAGCCGTCACCCATGCACCGTTCGCGTTCAGCCCGTGGCTCGTCGAGCAGCTTCCGCTGTTGCGACGGCTCGGCGAGGTCTGA
- a CDS encoding cation acetate symporter, whose amino-acid sequence MNAIRAAVEPVALDINPVFNISIFLAFVAVTLFIVIRASRNNKTAADYYAAGRSFTGPQNGFAIAGDYLSAASFLGICGAIAINGYDGFLYSIGFLVAWLVALLLVAELMRNTGKFTMADVLSFRLKQRPVRMAAAITTLAVCFFYLLAQMAGAGGLVSLLLGIDGRLGQSIVIAVVGLLMIVYVLIGGMKGTTWVQIVKAVLLIGGAVGMTTWVLAINGFSLNTLLEAAVANSDKGDAILAPGLQYGANPWDFLSLGMALVLGTAGLPHVLMRFYTVPTAKEARRSVVWAIWLIGGFYLLTLVLGYGAGALVGADVIAAAPGGVNSAAPLLALRLGGPVLLGFISAVAFATILAVVAGLTITAAASFAHDIYANVIQKGRKDAAGEPVAADPNGEVRVARRTVVVIGILAILGGIGAQGQNIAFLVALAFAVAASANLPTILYSLFWRRFTTRGAVWSMYCGLGSAILLIVLSPVFSGTPTSMIPGIDIAVWPLNNPGIVSIPLGFLLGWLGTVTSSRKESPQLAAEMEVRSLTGFGAEKAVEH is encoded by the coding sequence ATGAACGCAATCCGCGCGGCGGTCGAGCCGGTCGCTCTCGATATCAACCCCGTCTTCAACATCTCGATCTTCCTGGCTTTCGTCGCGGTGACACTCTTCATCGTCATCCGCGCGAGCCGCAACAACAAGACCGCTGCCGACTACTACGCCGCCGGCCGTTCTTTCACGGGACCGCAGAACGGATTCGCCATCGCAGGCGACTATCTGTCCGCGGCGTCCTTCCTCGGCATCTGCGGCGCCATCGCGATCAACGGCTACGACGGATTCCTCTATTCGATCGGATTCCTGGTCGCCTGGCTCGTCGCACTGCTGCTGGTGGCGGAGCTGATGCGCAACACCGGGAAGTTCACGATGGCGGACGTGCTGTCGTTCCGCTTGAAGCAGCGCCCGGTGCGAATGGCGGCCGCGATCACGACGCTCGCTGTGTGCTTCTTCTATCTGCTGGCGCAGATGGCCGGTGCCGGTGGGTTGGTATCGCTGCTGCTCGGCATCGACGGACGGCTCGGGCAGTCGATCGTGATCGCCGTGGTCGGCTTGCTGATGATCGTCTACGTCCTGATCGGCGGCATGAAGGGCACCACCTGGGTGCAGATCGTCAAGGCCGTCCTCCTGATCGGCGGCGCCGTCGGCATGACGACCTGGGTGCTCGCGATCAACGGCTTCAGCCTGAACACCCTTCTCGAAGCCGCGGTCGCGAATTCCGACAAGGGCGATGCGATCCTGGCTCCGGGACTGCAGTACGGCGCGAACCCGTGGGACTTCCTGTCCCTCGGCATGGCGCTCGTGCTCGGGACCGCCGGCCTGCCGCACGTGCTCATGCGCTTCTACACCGTGCCGACGGCCAAGGAAGCACGCCGCTCGGTCGTCTGGGCGATCTGGCTCATCGGTGGTTTCTACCTGCTGACCCTCGTGCTCGGCTACGGTGCCGGAGCACTGGTCGGTGCGGATGTGATCGCGGCCGCTCCGGGCGGCGTGAACTCGGCGGCGCCGCTGCTCGCGCTCCGGCTCGGCGGTCCGGTGCTGCTGGGCTTCATCTCCGCCGTGGCTTTCGCGACGATCCTCGCGGTGGTCGCTGGCCTGACGATCACGGCTGCGGCGTCGTTCGCGCACGACATCTACGCCAATGTCATCCAGAAGGGGCGCAAGGATGCTGCCGGCGAGCCGGTCGCCGCAGATCCGAACGGCGAGGTGCGCGTCGCTCGTCGCACTGTGGTCGTGATCGGCATCCTGGCGATCCTCGGCGGCATCGGAGCGCAGGGGCAGAACATCGCATTCCTCGTCGCTCTCGCTTTCGCCGTAGCCGCTTCCGCCAATCTGCCGACCATTCTCTATTCGCTCTTCTGGCGGCGGTTCACGACCCGGGGCGCGGTGTGGAGCATGTACTGCGGGCTCGGGTCGGCGATCCTGCTCATCGTGCTGTCGCCGGTGTTCTCGGGAACCCCGACATCGATGATCCCTGGGATCGACATCGCCGTGTGGCCACTGAACAATCCCGGGATCGTCTCGATCCCGCTGGGTTTCCTCCTCGGCTGGCTCGGAACGGTGACGAGCTCCCGCAAGGAGTCTCCGCAGCTCGCCGCCGAGATGGAGGTGCGCTCGCTCACGGGGTTCGGCGCGGAGAAGGCGGTCGAGCACTGA